In one window of Helianthus annuus cultivar XRQ/B chromosome 17, HanXRQr2.0-SUNRISE, whole genome shotgun sequence DNA:
- the LOC110924620 gene encoding uncharacterized mitochondrial protein AtMg00810-like translates to MCEEFRELMTSEFEMSAVGELQCFLGLQVKQLQNGIFIHQCKYVKELLTKIDMNYCKPCNTPMATTKQVTVDDKDDLVDQTLYRSMIRSLLYLTSSRPNIKFATCVCARSQSAPRKSNLIAVKSIFRYIKGAPILGIWYPANRNIELSDYSDSDFTGCHTTRKSTSGGCQFLGNCLVSWQSKKQATVSTSTVEAEYIAATSCITQFLWLQNQLLDFGVTSLKTPLMLDSQASENIIKNPVSHSTTKHIDIKHHFL, encoded by the coding sequence atgtgtgaagagtttagggAACTCATGACATCAGAGTTTGAGATGAGCGCCGTGggtgaacttcagtgctttcttggtctccaagttaaGCAATTGCAAAATGGTATATTCATTCATCAATGCAAATATGTCAAAGAACTGTTAACAAAAATTGATATGaattattgtaaaccatgtaataCACCCATGGCAACCACAAAGCAGGTCACTGTTGATGATAAAGATGACTTGGTTGATCAAACACTTTACAGAAGCATGATtcggtctttattgtacctaacttcATCAAGGCCAAATATCaagtttgcaacatgtgtctgtgcaagatcccagtcAGCACCTAGAAAGTCCAACCTTATAGCTGTGAAAAGTatattcagatacataaaaggtgctcccataCTTGGTATCTGGTACCCTGCTAATAGGAATATTGAGCTTTCAGATTATTCAGACAGTGATTTTACTGGTTGTcataccacaaggaagtccacttcaggagggtgccagtttctaggaaATTGCTtggtttcttggcaaagcaaaaagcaagcaacGGTTTCAACATCAACGGTAGaggctgaatatattgctgctacTAGCTGTATAACCCAATTCctatggcttcaaaatcagttgctggattttggtgtgacttctctAAAGACTCCTCTTATGTTGGATAGTCAAGCATCTGAAAACATCAttaaaaatccagtttctcattcaacaACAAAGCACATTGACATCAAACATCACTTTTTGTGA